A genomic window from Pseudohongiella acticola includes:
- a CDS encoding methyl-accepting chemotaxis protein, producing the protein MFSKFTIRTRMGLIVFISVLAIIGLSVTLLLQARERFMDQLREGSVNQVQMIHEALSGLNAQVRAGSMTDAEAKRLGRFMINNTMVDERNYLLLYHRLGQILAHPLRNVDSALDTDAQVRQAMQNASTTEEERMRDLGYRDPTPTMTAIIERYTGPDYTGFAEYLYFPEPLFGHRFLTFTDDPLAHPEAEIKTVYAELFEPWGWVIIHGLYEDDISAEFNSWAMSSAAIILVILLVLVAIAYFLSASITQPLSKAQAYMQDIAQGSGDLSRRLADEGDDELSQLGGSFNTFVGKLADIIRQVLSTNAEVTDKSSQFSDMIQRTAGRSASQLEETELLASSTTELSSSLADVAEGAQTSVTAASEANGATQKATAAVSSTRTSVEKLSGSLTSIQQQVHDMRDHNEKVHSVLEVIEGIAEQTNLLALNAAIEAARAGEQGRGFAVVADEVRSLAQKTQASTLEINTIIQNLQNNTAQIVSAMDQGVNLSKECVGSANSANELLDSVLTSVSLISERSRDIASAVKQQSDVTDGIAKSSVKIAADGRLNTEDYLKCKQFHEEIDALLSALDGLVSQFKLGDGARR; encoded by the coding sequence ATGTTCAGTAAATTTACCATCCGTACCCGCATGGGGCTTATCGTCTTTATCAGCGTACTCGCCATCATCGGGTTGAGTGTAACTTTGTTGCTGCAAGCGCGAGAACGCTTCATGGACCAGCTGCGCGAAGGCAGTGTCAATCAGGTACAGATGATTCATGAGGCGTTAAGCGGGCTGAATGCCCAGGTTCGTGCCGGCAGCATGACAGACGCTGAGGCAAAGCGGCTGGGTCGCTTCATGATCAACAATACCATGGTTGATGAGCGTAATTATCTGCTTCTGTATCATCGCCTGGGCCAGATTCTTGCTCATCCGCTACGCAATGTGGACAGTGCGCTGGATACCGACGCGCAAGTCAGACAGGCAATGCAGAACGCCAGTACAACAGAGGAAGAGCGCATGCGGGATCTGGGTTATCGCGACCCGACTCCAACCATGACCGCCATCATTGAGCGTTATACCGGCCCTGATTACACTGGTTTCGCAGAGTATCTGTATTTCCCAGAACCCTTGTTTGGTCATCGTTTCCTGACGTTCACTGATGATCCACTGGCGCACCCCGAGGCAGAAATCAAAACAGTTTATGCCGAACTTTTTGAGCCCTGGGGCTGGGTCATCATTCATGGCCTGTATGAAGACGATATCAGCGCCGAGTTTAATTCCTGGGCGATGAGTTCTGCCGCTATCATTCTGGTTATATTGTTGGTGCTGGTTGCAATTGCCTATTTCCTGTCTGCATCCATCACTCAGCCATTGAGTAAAGCTCAGGCCTACATGCAGGACATTGCGCAGGGCTCCGGAGATCTCAGTCGCCGACTGGCAGACGAAGGCGATGATGAGCTTTCGCAACTGGGTGGCAGCTTTAACACCTTTGTTGGCAAGCTGGCTGATATCATACGGCAAGTGTTGTCGACGAATGCTGAAGTTACCGATAAGTCGTCACAGTTTTCTGACATGATCCAGCGCACGGCGGGACGGTCGGCCTCGCAACTGGAGGAGACCGAGTTGCTGGCTTCATCAACTACCGAGCTGTCGTCATCACTGGCGGATGTTGCTGAAGGTGCGCAAACCAGTGTTACTGCAGCCAGTGAAGCCAATGGCGCCACACAGAAAGCCACTGCAGCGGTTTCCAGTACCCGCACGTCGGTCGAGAAACTGTCCGGCTCGTTGACCTCGATTCAGCAGCAGGTTCACGACATGCGGGACCACAACGAGAAAGTGCACTCAGTACTGGAAGTGATCGAAGGTATCGCGGAACAGACCAACCTGCTGGCACTGAACGCTGCCATCGAGGCGGCGCGAGCCGGCGAACAAGGGCGTGGTTTTGCGGTCGTGGCCGATGAGGTGCGCAGCCTGGCGCAGAAAACCCAGGCCTCCACGCTGGAAATCAATACCATTATTCAGAATCTGCAAAACAACACGGCACAGATCGTGTCCGCCATGGATCAGGGTGTCAATCTGTCCAAAGAATGCGTAGGGTCCGCCAATTCCGCCAACGAACTGCTGGACTCGGTGCTGACATCGGTGTCTTTGATTTCAGAGCGCAGTCGGGATATCGCCAGTGCCGTGAAGCAGCAGTCTGACGTTACCGATGGTATTGCCAAGAGCAGTGTCAAGATCGCGGCAGATGGCCGCCTGAATACAGAAGACTACCTGAAGTGCAAACAGTTCCACGAGGAGATCGACGCCTTGTTGAGTGCACTGGATGGTCTGGTCAGCCAGTTTAAACTGGGAGATGGGGCACGGCGCTGA
- a CDS encoding ExeA family protein, giving the protein MAPFSDTPDQRMFWGGHGCQQIFNSLLQSIIDGAPLQTVIAEPGLGKTMLCRKLLNSLKSHKSRFRALYLPCPEQDFDDALIKDLLRTPSRQRRTVLLLDEAQALPEEFLRQLLRWLTTSEPDSGTTQAVLFGQPELEQLLDATALKPLADLRTANHEIQPFNRSQILAYLNDRLDRAGEDPTTLLDPKIVETVWHASGGVPRIANTIMRKALLAARNDDSSALEHHHILSATSTTDAAVS; this is encoded by the coding sequence ATGGCACCCTTTAGCGATACGCCAGACCAGCGCATGTTCTGGGGCGGGCATGGTTGCCAGCAGATATTCAACTCTCTGCTACAGTCCATCATTGATGGTGCCCCATTGCAGACGGTGATCGCAGAGCCGGGCCTGGGTAAAACCATGCTTTGCCGCAAGCTACTGAATAGCCTGAAGTCTCACAAAAGCCGATTCAGAGCACTGTACCTGCCCTGCCCGGAACAGGACTTCGATGATGCCCTGATCAAAGATCTGTTGAGAACGCCATCCAGACAGCGCCGTACTGTGCTGCTACTGGATGAAGCACAGGCACTGCCGGAAGAGTTTCTTCGCCAGTTATTGCGCTGGTTGACGACATCCGAGCCGGACTCAGGTACGACACAAGCCGTCCTGTTTGGACAACCGGAACTGGAACAACTTCTGGACGCCACAGCACTAAAACCGCTGGCAGACCTGCGCACGGCAAACCACGAGATTCAGCCATTTAACCGCAGTCAGATTCTTGCCTACCTGAACGACCGGCTTGACAGAGCTGGCGAAGACCCCACGACTCTGCTCGACCCCAAGATTGTCGAAACAGTCTGGCATGCCAGCGGCGGTGTGCCGCGCATTGCCAACACCATCATGCGCAAGGCATTGCTGGCGGCACGCAACGACGACTCTTCTGCTCTGGAGCATCACCACATCCTGTCGGCTACGTCTACGACGGATGCCGCAGTGTCATAA